A genomic segment from uncultured Desulfuromonas sp. encodes:
- a CDS encoding DUF5714 domain-containing protein: protein MSFDRTLWQRIVHRDCPVYLRADQPTWFVPTTAGDALLQQLSAETADLDSPRVQRFLNRLPDADIKPYPGRGGLLKADHLRELWLHITNRCNLSCRHCLFTSGPQSAEELAADEILRRVDEASALGCRVFALTGGEPFVHPDFNEIVHHILREPNHHIAVLTNGMTLSRQLADIDWDRSRFHLQISVDGLPERHDHLRGDGMFSRLRQQLDWLREHGFPFTLSMCVEQDNVADMAAVVDLAADCGAGNVHFMWYFVRGRGEEAHVPSVATIHAHLSEAIQRAQQRGVTIDNLDALKTQVFAPTGTIHDGSGSGWESAAIGPDGHLYPSAALVGVDALKTMLTDSLQQAWQNSAVLDRVRHSSCRDWDSPWRYLLGGGDIDHSYIHSETFVGDDPYLPLYETLALDLIVEAAERLPESNEPGLRLKMGDLLESCGAHGKVALLHSNCLLSLTHEDSRTVVKDFYSEAVGDKNEDILNPVCYEPAMIDHIPAAYRFRGYGCGSPVLDAEIQGGETILDLGCGSGVECFIAARLTGRKGQVIGVDMLDPMLDLARRGAVGVAENLGYENLDFRKGYLEQLPVETDSVDLILSNCVLNLSADKRLLFSEIFRVLKPGGRLVVADVVCEKEPDAAIRNDEVLRGECIAGALTQKDLVGLLNESGFEGVMCNKRVPYRRVQDHPFFSLTFSARKPELDQTLVRVMYPGPFPSIRLPDGRILVPGQIDEIPVHLARSAGAQLYQLDGAGHVTNLTFTMSCNCAITPEVSDDAVDDVPAVRQQSGCMVCGAPLDYDVVFTRYQCSYCGRHFEASVCCEQGHYVCDACHSEDALSVIETMCRHSRETDMLKLFHQLRQHPAVPLHGPEYHALVPAVILTCYRNIGGKMGASLLEAGLSRGSQVIGGSCAYSGVCGAAVGVGIAFSLILEANPLKGDQRQVVQQVVQQVLAELAQFNAARCCNRDCVVALQKAAELSQHYLPLPLQAQEWLPCDQHVRNQECLGAECPLF, encoded by the coding sequence ATGAGTTTTGATCGTACGTTATGGCAGCGCATCGTTCACCGTGACTGCCCTGTTTATCTGCGGGCCGACCAGCCCACCTGGTTTGTTCCCACGACGGCTGGGGACGCGTTGTTGCAACAGCTCAGCGCAGAAACCGCCGACCTTGATTCGCCACGGGTCCAGCGCTTTCTCAATCGATTACCGGATGCCGACATCAAACCCTATCCTGGTCGTGGCGGTTTGCTCAAGGCGGATCATCTGCGGGAACTGTGGTTGCATATCACCAACCGCTGTAATCTGAGTTGTCGCCACTGTCTGTTTACCTCAGGACCTCAGAGTGCTGAAGAACTGGCGGCGGATGAGATTCTACGTCGGGTCGATGAGGCTTCAGCGCTGGGTTGCCGGGTCTTTGCCCTGACCGGTGGCGAACCTTTCGTGCATCCGGATTTTAACGAGATTGTTCACCATATTCTCCGTGAGCCTAACCATCATATTGCGGTTTTGACCAACGGCATGACCCTCAGCCGTCAGCTGGCTGACATCGACTGGGACCGCAGCCGTTTTCATCTGCAGATCAGTGTCGACGGACTTCCAGAGCGCCATGATCACCTGCGTGGTGACGGCATGTTTTCCCGCCTCAGACAACAGCTTGACTGGCTACGGGAGCATGGCTTTCCGTTCACCCTGTCCATGTGTGTTGAGCAGGATAATGTTGCCGATATGGCGGCTGTGGTTGATCTCGCGGCTGATTGCGGGGCCGGTAATGTTCATTTCATGTGGTACTTTGTCCGGGGCCGTGGCGAAGAGGCGCATGTGCCGTCGGTTGCGACCATCCATGCTCACCTCAGCGAGGCTATCCAGCGTGCACAACAACGCGGTGTCACCATTGACAACCTTGATGCCCTGAAAACTCAGGTGTTTGCACCCACCGGGACCATTCATGACGGTAGTGGCAGTGGCTGGGAGTCAGCAGCTATTGGCCCGGATGGCCATCTTTATCCCTCTGCAGCCCTGGTGGGGGTTGATGCCCTGAAAACAATGTTGACCGACTCTCTGCAGCAGGCCTGGCAAAACAGTGCTGTGTTGGATCGGGTCCGTCACAGCAGTTGCCGCGACTGGGATTCTCCGTGGCGTTATCTGTTGGGTGGCGGCGATATTGATCACAGCTACATCCATTCCGAAACCTTTGTCGGTGATGATCCCTATCTGCCCCTTTATGAAACTCTCGCTCTCGATCTCATTGTTGAGGCCGCAGAGCGGCTACCCGAGAGTAACGAGCCCGGTTTGCGACTGAAAATGGGTGATCTTCTGGAGAGCTGCGGTGCTCATGGCAAAGTAGCACTGCTGCATTCCAATTGCCTGCTGTCCTTGACCCATGAGGACAGTCGGACCGTCGTCAAAGATTTCTACAGTGAAGCCGTTGGTGATAAAAACGAGGATATCCTTAATCCGGTCTGTTACGAACCGGCCATGATCGATCACATCCCGGCTGCTTACCGCTTTCGTGGCTATGGCTGCGGTAGCCCGGTACTTGATGCCGAGATTCAGGGGGGGGAGACGATTCTTGACCTGGGATGTGGCAGCGGGGTGGAGTGTTTTATTGCCGCACGGCTGACCGGTCGTAAGGGGCAGGTGATCGGCGTTGATATGCTTGATCCCATGCTTGATCTGGCGCGACGCGGTGCTGTGGGCGTGGCGGAAAATCTTGGCTACGAGAACCTTGATTTCCGTAAGGGATATCTCGAACAGCTTCCGGTTGAAACCGACAGTGTTGACCTGATTCTCTCCAATTGTGTGCTCAATCTGTCTGCCGACAAACGGTTGTTGTTCAGCGAAATCTTCCGTGTTTTGAAACCGGGCGGACGTTTGGTGGTCGCGGATGTCGTTTGTGAGAAGGAGCCGGATGCTGCCATTCGCAACGACGAAGTGCTGCGCGGAGAGTGTATCGCCGGTGCCTTGACCCAAAAGGATCTGGTCGGCTTGCTCAATGAAAGCGGTTTTGAAGGGGTGATGTGTAATAAGCGTGTGCCGTATCGCCGCGTTCAGGACCATCCGTTCTTTTCGCTGACATTCAGTGCCCGCAAGCCGGAACTGGACCAAACGCTGGTACGGGTGATGTATCCCGGTCCGTTTCCCAGTATCCGCCTCCCTGATGGCCGGATCCTGGTGCCGGGACAGATTGACGAGATTCCCGTCCATCTGGCGCGCAGTGCCGGAGCCCAGCTCTATCAATTGGATGGGGCCGGCCATGTCACCAACCTGACATTTACCATGAGCTGCAATTGTGCCATCACTCCCGAAGTTTCCGACGATGCTGTCGATGATGTTCCGGCAGTACGTCAGCAAAGCGGCTGTATGGTCTGTGGCGCACCGCTAGATTATGACGTGGTGTTTACCCGCTATCAGTGTAGTTACTGCGGACGGCATTTCGAGGCTTCCGTCTGCTGTGAACAAGGGCATTATGTGTGTGATGCCTGCCATAGCGAGGATGCCCTGTCCGTCATTGAAACCATGTGCCGTCATAGTCGTGAAACCGATATGCTCAAGCTGTTTCATCAATTACGCCAGCATCCTGCCGTGCCCCTGCATGGTCCGGAATATCATGCCTTGGTGCCGGCGGTGATCCTCACCTGCTATCGTAATATTGGTGGGAAAATGGGTGCCTCACTGCTGGAAGCGGGGTTGAGCCGAGGCTCTCAGGTGATTGGTGGTAGCTGCGCCTATAGTGGGGTTTGTGGTGCTGCTGTCGGTGTTGGGATCGCCTTCAGCCTGATTCTCGAAGCCAACCCACTCAAAGGCGATCAACGCCAGGTGGTGCAGCAGGTGGTGCAGCAAGTTCTGGCGGAGCTGGCCCAATTCAATGCAGCACGTTGTTGCAACCGTGATTGTGTGGTCGCACTGCAAAAGGCGGCTGAGTTGTCGCAGCACTATCTGCCGTTGCCGCTTCAGGCTCAGGAATGGCTCCCCTGTGACCAACACGTGCGCAATCAGGAATGTCTTGGCGCTGAGTGTCCTTTGTTTTGA
- a CDS encoding exopolyphosphatase — protein sequence MRLLTRSDFDGIACAALLKELGVIDHMEYAHPKDLQDGKVDVTKDDVLANVPYVPGCGLWFDHHSSEQERLALEGQYQGRSEKSPSAARVIYDYYNDPRLSKFDEMLEYVDRVDSAQLTEKEILNPSGWVLLGFICDPRTGLGYHKTFTISNLQLMKNLMEALRTQSIDEIMANADIQERVKLYFENDAHCKAFLKEHTVVDGPVAITDARGLTDMPPGNRFLVYSMFPETNISIRLIDGRGKEFVAISLGYSILNRTSNVNVGSLMLKYGGGGHKAVGTCQVPYADADRVLAELIAAIKAQE from the coding sequence ATGCGTCTTTTGACTCGATCTGATTTTGACGGGATTGCCTGCGCTGCTCTACTCAAAGAGCTCGGAGTGATCGATCATATGGAATATGCCCATCCTAAAGATCTTCAGGATGGTAAAGTGGATGTCACCAAAGATGACGTTCTTGCCAATGTTCCATATGTTCCCGGCTGTGGGCTGTGGTTCGACCATCATTCCAGTGAACAGGAACGACTGGCGCTGGAGGGGCAGTATCAAGGTCGCAGCGAAAAATCGCCCAGCGCTGCCCGGGTCATTTATGATTATTATAACGATCCCCGCCTGAGCAAATTTGACGAAATGCTTGAATATGTCGATCGGGTGGATTCCGCCCAGTTGACGGAAAAGGAGATCCTGAATCCCAGCGGTTGGGTTTTGCTTGGCTTTATCTGTGATCCACGCACTGGGCTGGGCTACCATAAGACCTTTACCATCAGCAACCTGCAGTTGATGAAAAACCTGATGGAGGCATTGCGAACACAATCCATCGATGAGATTATGGCCAACGCCGATATTCAGGAGCGAGTGAAGCTCTATTTTGAGAACGATGCCCACTGCAAGGCGTTTCTCAAAGAACATACTGTTGTCGATGGCCCGGTGGCCATTACCGATGCGCGCGGTTTGACGGATATGCCACCCGGCAACCGTTTTTTGGTCTATTCGATGTTTCCCGAGACCAATATCTCGATTCGTTTGATTGACGGGCGAGGCAAAGAGTTTGTCGCCATCTCTCTTGGATACAGCATTCTCAATCGCACTTCAAACGTCAATGTTGGATCTTTGATGCTCAAGTACGGTGGTGGCGGTCACAAAGCCGTCGGCACCTGTCAGGTGCCTTACGCTGACGCGGACCGGGTGCTGGCTGAATTGATCGCTGCGATCAAGGCACAGGAATAA
- a CDS encoding diguanylate cyclase, which translates to MKLQFKFLVPVFLLVSAFFVLFFITDQYHSKKALEQTILTQARSLDRMIRATRLVYHNEFLASDFSVNQQTSVFLPSHTMRKISAKLEELSPDNTIRFRSITTVPINKMAKASRPEKRALDYFALHPETQELFEPLVKDGQLYYQYFSPTYFRSYCHRCHPNPEIKDGDLNGLFSITLSAEHLRVQALQRQNFALIALVSSLVLCGLGTTWLFRRLIYSKLSILKTISQRASSGQYDTTVDVSGNDELEALIVSMNRMSASIAEREAELLKAHEFSSAILSNISDAVSVIDCQSSTIVAANQAFLDMHNVTYNEAIGHSCHEITRCSSLDEEDAGSCPGVVAAQTSQPCRQERYRQTGDTLCYFDVSASPICNAQNKPVQVVRVARNITEKKQQEAKIRKLAYYDALTGLPNRSLFYDRLSQTLLQCERENSRGAIAFLDLDLFKSINDSYGHAAGDMLLKVIAKRLTASLRESDTVARIGGDEFLLILRDLKDREQASILLEQLIESIRKPMVINNETITTSASIGLCFYPQHGNSVDELLKCADSAMYRAKHDGRNTYIISD; encoded by the coding sequence GTGAAACTTCAGTTCAAATTCCTGGTTCCGGTTTTTTTGCTCGTCAGTGCGTTTTTCGTGTTGTTCTTTATCACGGATCAGTATCACAGCAAAAAAGCACTGGAACAAACCATTCTGACCCAGGCGCGTTCATTGGATCGCATGATCCGAGCGACACGCCTTGTCTACCACAATGAATTTCTTGCCAGCGACTTTTCTGTCAACCAGCAGACCAGCGTATTTCTCCCTTCCCATACCATGAGGAAGATCTCCGCCAAGCTCGAAGAGTTATCCCCGGACAACACCATCCGCTTTCGCAGCATCACAACCGTTCCCATCAACAAGATGGCAAAGGCCAGCCGACCTGAAAAAAGAGCGCTGGACTATTTTGCATTGCACCCGGAAACTCAGGAGCTGTTTGAACCTCTGGTTAAAGATGGCCAGCTTTACTATCAGTATTTTTCCCCAACCTATTTTCGCTCCTACTGTCATCGCTGCCACCCGAATCCCGAGATCAAGGATGGTGACTTAAACGGCCTTTTCAGTATCACACTTTCTGCCGAGCATTTACGCGTCCAGGCTCTGCAACGGCAGAACTTTGCCCTGATTGCCCTGGTTAGCAGTCTGGTGTTATGCGGCTTGGGCACCACCTGGCTGTTTCGCCGCCTGATCTACAGTAAACTCAGTATCCTGAAAACCATCTCGCAACGCGCCAGCTCCGGCCAGTACGATACCACTGTCGATGTCAGCGGCAATGATGAACTTGAAGCCCTGATCGTTTCCATGAATCGGATGTCGGCCTCTATTGCCGAACGTGAAGCAGAGCTTCTCAAAGCCCATGAGTTTTCCTCGGCAATTCTCAGTAACATCAGTGATGCCGTTTCCGTCATCGACTGTCAAAGCTCAACCATCGTCGCCGCCAACCAGGCCTTTCTTGACATGCATAATGTCACCTACAACGAGGCAATCGGCCATTCCTGCCATGAAATCACCCGTTGCAGCAGCCTTGACGAAGAAGATGCCGGCAGCTGCCCCGGTGTCGTTGCAGCACAAACCAGTCAGCCCTGCCGTCAGGAACGATATCGCCAGACCGGTGATACGCTGTGCTATTTTGATGTTTCCGCCTCACCGATTTGCAATGCGCAGAATAAACCGGTTCAGGTTGTTCGTGTTGCTCGCAACATCACCGAAAAAAAACAACAGGAAGCAAAAATCCGTAAGCTGGCCTATTACGACGCCCTCACCGGGCTTCCCAATCGCAGCCTGTTTTACGACCGTCTGAGTCAGACCCTATTGCAGTGCGAACGGGAAAACAGTCGTGGAGCCATTGCCTTTCTTGACCTTGACCTGTTCAAATCAATCAATGATTCGTATGGCCATGCAGCTGGAGATATGCTGCTGAAAGTAATTGCCAAGCGCCTGACGGCCAGTTTGCGTGAATCTGATACCGTTGCCCGGATCGGCGGTGACGAGTTTCTCCTTATTCTTCGCGACCTCAAAGACCGTGAGCAAGCATCCATCCTTTTAGAACAATTGATCGAATCCATTCGCAAACCGATGGTCATCAACAATGAGACCATCACAACTTCGGCCAGTATTGGCTTATGTTTCTATCCGCAACACGGTAACAGCGTCGATGAACTGCTCAAATGCGCAGACAGCGCTATGTACCGGGCCAAACACGATGGTCGCAATACCTACATCATCAGCGACTGA
- a CDS encoding RNA-binding S4 domain-containing protein yields MSLIFDLEGHDYIELNNLLKVTGLCHSGGIAKRLIEEGEVEVDGLIETRKRCKIRHGQQVRFSGEQIDVK; encoded by the coding sequence ATGTCACTAATCTTCGACCTCGAAGGACATGATTATATCGAACTGAACAACCTGCTGAAAGTCACCGGGTTGTGCCATAGTGGCGGGATCGCCAAACGCTTGATCGAAGAGGGCGAAGTTGAGGTCGATGGTCTGATTGAAACACGCAAGCGTTGTAAAATCCGCCACGGCCAACAGGTGAGATTCTCTGGAGAGCAAATCGACGTGAAATAA
- a CDS encoding YciI family protein — translation MFIIELTYIRPLDEIDFFMKAHLDFLESQYQQNRFIASGRKIPRTGGVILARAENRETLEHIVALDPFVKNQVARATIIEFNPTVTLAGFDNLKEPPCH, via the coding sequence ATGTTTATTATTGAACTGACCTACATCCGACCACTCGACGAAATCGATTTCTTTATGAAAGCGCATCTTGATTTTCTCGAAAGCCAGTATCAACAGAATCGCTTTATCGCCTCCGGCCGTAAAATACCACGGACGGGGGGTGTCATTCTCGCCCGGGCTGAAAACCGAGAAACTCTTGAACACATTGTTGCTCTCGACCCGTTTGTCAAAAATCAGGTGGCGCGCGCCACAATTATTGAGTTCAATCCCACCGTGACGTTAGCGGGTTTTGACAATCTCAAGGAGCCGCCATGTCACTAA
- a CDS encoding SDR family oxidoreductase, whose product MTPHVVITGGNKGIGLECTRLFLKAGYRVTVIARSTDIPEEHPNLTLHPFDLCQIDQIPALIQQLPEIDVLINNAGVMFSLPYDNYPPDKAATLMKLNIEAPVALIREVSRGMIRRGGGRIVNNASIAGQIGHPDIWYGISKAGLINATKSFAKQLGGQGITINAVAPGPVETDMLDVIPEPRKKAIKAAVYSGRFATASEVARTLFWLGTDSPDYINGTCIDINNGAFPR is encoded by the coding sequence ATGACCCCACACGTCGTGATCACCGGCGGCAACAAAGGAATCGGCCTGGAATGCACTCGCCTGTTCCTCAAGGCTGGCTATCGGGTGACCGTCATCGCCCGTTCGACAGACATCCCGGAAGAGCACCCCAATCTGACCTTGCACCCTTTTGACCTGTGCCAGATCGATCAAATCCCGGCGCTGATCCAACAGCTGCCGGAGATCGATGTGCTGATCAACAATGCCGGAGTGATGTTTTCTCTGCCGTATGATAACTACCCCCCAGATAAAGCTGCCACACTGATGAAATTGAACATCGAAGCACCGGTAGCCTTGATTCGCGAAGTCAGCCGTGGCATGATCCGGCGCGGTGGCGGTCGGATCGTCAACAATGCTTCGATCGCCGGCCAGATCGGCCATCCCGACATCTGGTATGGCATCAGTAAAGCCGGACTGATCAATGCCACCAAAAGCTTTGCCAAACAACTCGGCGGACAGGGTATCACCATCAATGCGGTTGCTCCAGGCCCGGTGGAAACCGACATGCTCGACGTGATTCCCGAACCGCGCAAAAAGGCCATTAAAGCCGCCGTCTACAGCGGTCGTTTTGCGACAGCTTCGGAAGTCGCCCGCACCCTGTTCTGGCTGGGTACCGACAGCCCCGATTATATCAACGGCACCTGCATCGACATTAACAACGGTGCCTTCCCCCGCTGA
- a CDS encoding Hsp70 family protein, with amino-acid sequence MTTTRFSIGIDLGTTNCVLSYVDSRQPQRGSQVLHITQWDSATTRVDEPALPSFAYTPTAAEQSGFSSATDSVPAPIDGRLPGVFARQQMAFSPGRVIHSAKSWLCHADVDRTAAILPWKSEEIADSEKCSPVTASALYLRWLKEIWQRRMAGVDDSDFNAQDIVITVPASFDEAAQELTLLAAKQAGYPDTIRLIEEPQAAFYFWLGRDQHLSQLHDLLEQHQRNSLRVLVCDIGGGTTDLSLFEVISDKQARSGLKLERLAVSDHLLLGGDNIDLTLAHILEHKLVRPGQKLTGRQWNQLLVQARDLKERILGEEESCSTVDGAQEFTVTLTGSGSGLFASTLSTRIQAAEIQQCILEGFFPLCSSDQRPTIRQGGLKEWGLPYADDSAISHHLAEFLDGQPVDAVLFNGGTVTPLLLRERLHNLISSWQSNQPPVVLHNESISMAVARGAARYSWILRHDERDNRISGGHAHALYLEVVHGRKKKDRSLVCILPKGLEAGQTVRINDSTFDLLVNQPARFQCWYAARRQQDRAGAILPWNNRDFRSLPPLETAIHLPPEHPTPANNRLRVSLEASLNELGLLQLYCVEQQGDSRWRLDFNLRKGVDEQQQSTTQPTEFSADPKSQQALPCLQAVFAKKKRDDQPDIPAKQLIKALEKQLGSREHWNSLTLRTLWPELATGMTRKSRSLDHEVAWLYLSGFTLRPGYGVQHDESRLEELWRAWSLGMAFPKEKRSQSHWYLLWRRVAGGLNGERQQQILNKILPTLRSSNDPMPEMVYLAAALERISPQIKVELIQRFTSCLLKEKVRHKAPYLWALSRLLSRTPLYAGVDRIVHPREVMTLFDKVKDKNWREEPWKGLCSLFAMAARCTDQRDIDLQPDERQSIVSKLRESKADKPAIDQVAEFVPLSDDDREVQFGEALPAGLILIGTP; translated from the coding sequence ATGACCACAACACGTTTTTCCATCGGTATCGACCTCGGCACCACCAACTGTGTGTTGTCCTATGTCGACAGCCGGCAGCCGCAACGCGGCTCGCAGGTCCTCCACATCACCCAGTGGGACAGTGCCACCACGCGCGTCGATGAGCCTGCCCTGCCATCGTTTGCCTACACACCGACGGCAGCAGAACAAAGCGGCTTTTCCTCGGCCACAGACTCGGTGCCAGCTCCAATTGATGGTCGTCTCCCCGGCGTTTTTGCCCGCCAGCAGATGGCGTTCAGCCCGGGGCGGGTGATCCACTCGGCCAAATCCTGGCTGTGTCATGCCGATGTCGACCGCACCGCCGCCATCCTGCCATGGAAATCAGAGGAAATTGCCGACAGCGAAAAGTGTTCACCGGTGACGGCCAGTGCTCTTTATCTGCGCTGGCTCAAGGAGATTTGGCAACGGCGCATGGCCGGGGTGGACGACAGCGACTTCAATGCGCAGGACATTGTTATCACCGTGCCCGCTTCATTTGACGAAGCGGCTCAGGAACTGACCCTGCTGGCCGCCAAACAGGCCGGATACCCAGACACCATCCGTTTGATTGAAGAACCGCAGGCGGCATTTTACTTCTGGCTCGGTCGCGACCAACACCTCAGCCAACTGCACGACCTGCTTGAACAGCATCAGCGCAACAGCCTTAGGGTACTGGTGTGCGACATTGGCGGCGGCACCACCGATTTGAGTTTGTTTGAGGTCATCAGCGACAAACAGGCGCGTAGCGGCCTGAAACTCGAACGCCTGGCGGTCAGCGACCACTTGCTGCTCGGCGGCGACAACATCGATTTAACCCTGGCCCACATTCTTGAACACAAGCTGGTACGCCCCGGTCAAAAGCTCACCGGCCGCCAATGGAATCAGCTGCTGGTCCAGGCGCGCGATCTCAAAGAACGGATTCTCGGCGAAGAGGAGAGTTGCAGCACGGTTGATGGCGCACAGGAGTTCACCGTCACCCTGACCGGTTCCGGGTCCGGGCTGTTTGCCTCAACCCTGTCGACGCGCATCCAGGCGGCGGAAATCCAGCAATGCATTCTGGAAGGGTTCTTTCCCCTGTGCAGTAGTGATCAGCGTCCAACAATCCGCCAAGGCGGGCTCAAGGAATGGGGCCTGCCCTATGCAGACGATTCGGCCATTTCCCACCATCTGGCGGAATTCCTCGACGGTCAGCCGGTGGATGCAGTTCTGTTCAATGGCGGAACAGTGACACCGTTATTGTTGCGCGAGCGACTCCACAATCTGATCAGCTCATGGCAAAGCAACCAGCCGCCAGTAGTCCTGCACAACGAATCGATCTCTATGGCCGTTGCCCGAGGCGCGGCGCGCTACAGCTGGATTTTACGACACGACGAGCGCGACAACCGCATCAGCGGTGGCCATGCCCATGCCCTCTATCTCGAAGTGGTCCACGGCCGCAAGAAAAAGGACCGCTCGCTGGTGTGTATCCTGCCCAAAGGATTGGAAGCCGGACAGACCGTGCGCATTAACGACAGTACGTTTGATCTGCTGGTCAACCAACCGGCCCGTTTTCAATGCTGGTATGCCGCCCGTCGCCAGCAGGACCGCGCCGGAGCCATTTTACCGTGGAACAATCGTGACTTCCGTTCGCTGCCACCACTGGAAACGGCCATCCATCTGCCCCCGGAACATCCAACCCCGGCCAACAACCGGTTGCGTGTCAGCCTTGAAGCGTCTCTCAACGAATTGGGTTTGTTGCAATTGTATTGCGTTGAGCAACAGGGCGATAGCCGCTGGCGTCTCGACTTCAATCTGCGAAAAGGGGTCGATGAGCAACAGCAGTCCACCACACAACCCACCGAGTTCAGCGCCGACCCGAAATCGCAGCAGGCGCTGCCCTGCCTGCAGGCGGTGTTTGCCAAGAAGAAACGCGATGATCAGCCCGACATTCCAGCCAAGCAATTGATCAAAGCCCTGGAAAAGCAGCTCGGCAGCCGCGAACACTGGAACAGTCTCACCCTGCGCACGCTGTGGCCGGAGCTGGCAACCGGCATGACGCGTAAATCGCGCAGCCTTGATCACGAGGTGGCGTGGCTGTATCTGTCCGGCTTCACCCTGCGCCCCGGTTACGGGGTCCAGCACGACGAATCACGTCTGGAAGAACTCTGGCGGGCGTGGAGCCTCGGCATGGCGTTCCCCAAGGAAAAACGGAGTCAGAGCCACTGGTATCTGTTGTGGCGTCGCGTAGCCGGGGGATTGAATGGCGAGCGCCAGCAGCAGATCCTCAATAAAATCCTGCCGACGCTACGTTCCAGCAACGACCCGATGCCGGAGATGGTCTATCTGGCGGCAGCACTGGAACGAATCTCTCCACAAATCAAAGTCGAACTGATCCAGCGCTTTACTAGCTGCTTGCTCAAGGAAAAAGTCCGCCATAAAGCACCGTATCTGTGGGCGCTCAGTCGCCTTCTCAGCCGCACACCGCTCTACGCCGGAGTGGACCGCATCGTTCATCCGCGCGAAGTGATGACCCTGTTTGACAAAGTTAAAGATAAAAACTGGCGCGAAGAGCCGTGGAAGGGGCTGTGCAGCCTGTTTGCCATGGCCGCCCGCTGTACCGACCAACGCGACATTGATCTACAGCCAGACGAACGTCAGTCCATCGTCAGCAAACTGCGCGAGTCCAAGGCCGATAAACCAGCCATTGATCAGGTGGCGGAATTTGTTCCATTGAGTGATGATGATCGTGAGGTACAATTTGGTGAGGCGCTGCCAGCAGGGTTGATTTTGATAGGTACGCCCTGA